The genomic region CGGCGAGCGCGCACAAGGCCTGGTTGGTACAGATATTTGAAGTCGCCTTTTCGCGACGAATATGCTGTTCGCGGGTCTGCAAAGTCAGGACATAACCTTTTTCACCTTTGACATCTTCGGTACGTGCCGCCAGACGTCCCGGGATCTGGCGCATCAGTTTTTTGCGCGCCGCAAAATAACCGACATACGGCCCCCCGAGGTTGAGGCAGTTGCCAAATACCTGCATCTCGCCCACCGCGATATCCGCCCCGGCCTCACCCGGAGTAGTCAGAAGCGCAAGCGCAACCGGGTTGGAGACTACCACAAACATCGCCTTCTTATCGGCCAGCAGTTTGCCGATAGACTTAATGTCCTCGATCACTCCGTAGAAATTGGGAGACTGCACTACCACACAGGCGACCTGATCGAAATCTATATCGGAAAGTTTGTCGACGGTGATACTGCCATCTTCATTTTCAGGCTCGATAAACTCGACATCGATTCCGCTGGTATAAGTATCGATCACCGCGCGGTAATTCGGATGGAGTCCGGGAGCCAGGCAGACTTTGTTGTTTTTCGTTAATGTCAATGCCATCAGTACAGCTTCCGCTGTCGCCGAAGCGCCGTCGTACATCGAGGCATTGGCGATATCCATGCCGGTCAGACGACAGACAAGCGATTGATATTCATAGATCGTCTGCAACGTCCCCTGCGAGACTTCAGCCTGATATGGTGTGTAGGCGGTCAGGTATTCAGAGCGGGAAATCAGCGCGTCGACCGCCGCCGGGATATAATGATCATAAGCCCCCGCACCCATAAAATTGACCTGATCAGCGCAACTTTCGTTTTTTCCGGCAAGTTTGCGCAGATGTTCGGAGACTTCCA from Candidatus Zixiibacteriota bacterium harbors:
- a CDS encoding aminomethyl-transferring glycine dehydrogenase subunit GcvPA, whose protein sequence is MSYVSSSEKERREMLDKIGVASFEELITEIPESLRLKRKLDIPAGKSELEVSEHLRKLAGKNESCADQVNFMGAGAYDHYIPAAVDALISRSEYLTAYTPYQAEVSQGTLQTIYEYQSLVCRLTGMDIANASMYDGASATAEAVLMALTLTKNNKVCLAPGLHPNYRAVIDTYTSGIDVEFIEPENEDGSITVDKLSDIDFDQVACVVVQSPNFYGVIEDIKSIGKLLADKKAMFVVVSNPVALALLTTPGEAGADIAVGEMQVFGNCLNLGGPYVGYFAARKKLMRQIPGRLAARTEDVKGEKGYVLTLQTREQHIRREKATSNICTNQALCALAATIHLSLIGKSGLIEMAKQSVRKAHYLAEKLALIDGIDLVYKQPFFHEFVIKLPVQARDFMEKMQSEKILAGVPMARFYTDRNSELLVAVTEKRSREDLDLYVRRAEEIAKQASDA